The segment TAGGTTCGGAACACCTCTTCGCTGCCGGCGCTGGTCATGCTGAACACCCGGCTGCCCCGACCCAGCAAGTTAGCGTGCCACAAATCCTGCACCCAATACACCAGGCTATTGGCCATCACGTCCAGCGTCATCTCCATTTGCGATTGCGTGAGCTGATGTTCGGCATCGGGGCCGATAAACGGCTGCAGCGAGCCGAAGGCGACCGAGTGCATCACCATATGCAACTTGTCTTCGCCAAGCCATGCCTTGATCTGCGCGACAGCGTCTCTGCGCTTTTCGGCATTGGCGATGTTCATGTTCAGGTAGTGCGCCTGCACGCCGCATGACTCGATCTGCCCGACCAGCTCCTTCACCGCTTCCAATGCCGGCCCACGGTCGAGGTGCAAGCCGATGATGTTGACGCCGTACTTGGCCAACTCCAGCGCCGTCGCCGCGCCGAAGCCCGACGATGCGCCCAGAATCAGCGCCCACTTGCCTTTCAAATCTTCTTGTGCCATTGCTTTCTTCCGTGAATTGAATTCAGAAGACGCGCGGCGCGGCTTCGCCTTCAGCCCCCGCGCGTCCTTGTTGTTACAGCATTCAGCCTTTCGCAAAACCGCCGAGCACACCGGCGACGTTCGCCCCGAGTTGCTCGATCGCGTAACCGCCCTCCATGATGAACACCGTGGGCAGCCGCAGTTGCGCCAGGCGCGCGCCGATGCGCGGGAAGGCATCGCCGGTTAGCGCGAAGTCGCCCAGCGGATCGCCGCCGAAGGTGTCCACGCCCAGCGAGACAACGAGGTAGCGCGGGGCAAAGTCGGCGATGTGCGCGCACGCTTCGTCGAGCGTCGCCAGGTAGCGCGCGTCGTCTGTGCCTGCCGGCAACGGATAGTTCCGGTTGAAACCTTCGCCTTCCCCCTCGCCGCGTTCATCGCTGCCGCCCATGAAGTAGGGATACTGCCGGTCAGGGTCGGCGTGCAGCGAGACGAAGAGCACATCGCAGCGTCGGTAGAAGATTGCCTGAGTGCCGTTGCCGTGGTGAAAGTCCACGTCGAGGATGGCGATCCGACGGCTCCTCGCGCCCTGCTCTTGGGAAGTCGGGGGGCGGGAGTCGGGCGCGGGATGTTGAACTAAATATTCTGCCGCGATGGCGGCGTTGTTCAGGAAGCAGTAGCCGCCGCACAGATCGGCATGGGCGTGGTGGCCGGGCGGGCGACACAAGGCAAAGGCCGCACGCGCCCCCTCGCGCACCAGCCGCGCGGCGGTCAACGCGCTCTGCGCCGACCAGTACGCCGCCGACCAGGTGTGCGCCGTGATCGGCGCGCTCAGGTCGAACGCATACCGGCCGGCCTGCCCGCCAATCCCGCTTGGCCGGCGCAAGAAGCCGGGCTTGTAGAACGTATCGGGATACACGCCGTCGCGCGAGCGTCCGGCGGCTACCCACCGTGCATAGGCGGACTGAAGATAGTCCAGGTAGCAGTCGGCGTGCACGGCGCGAATCGGTGCCAAGCCGAAGTCGTCCGGCGTGATCACCGGGCCGAGCTGCGCTTGGGCAAGCGCATCGAGGATCACGCGCGGGCGGCGCGGACTTTCCAGGTAGTCTATCCAAGCGCCGTCAAGGAACTCGCGGGCCGGGGCGTGTTCGAGCTGAGTTGGATGGAAGACGATCTGCATGTGCGCTGCTGCGCCCGTGGCGGGCTAGAGTTTACTCATCTTGCCGGCCCAGCACCAGCGCTGCTTCCTCGTGGCAGCGGCCGCAGCCGACTTCCGGCGCGCTCACCTCGGTGAGGTGCTTGGTGCATACGGCGTAAACTTCGACGCGCTCGCGCAACCCAAGCAACGACCGCGCCACTCTGCCTTCCAGCGCCAAATGCGGACAGACATTTTGGCGCAGGATGTCAGGGACCGGGCATGCGTTGCAGTGGCTGGGGCGCCATTGTCCCCCGGCTGGATTGCGGCCGATCAGCCGGCACTCCTGCTTTTCTTTGCCGCGATGATAGTCGGCGTAGTAGAACCGGCATTCTTTGCCGGCCGGCGTTTTCATCAGCGCGATTCTATACGCTGCCAGCGGTCGAAACCCGCTTCAAACGTGCATCGCCGCAGATGGCGCACGGAGGTCGGCGCGCACGGCGGGCCAACCGCCGAGGCGACGATGCCGTCGCAGTGAGCGGCCTCATCGGCCGGCCAGCCGATCCACCGTGCGAGGCCGGCGCTTCGTTTCGGGGAGTGCGCCGCCCAGCAGGAGCGCGATCTACGCGCCCGCGATTGCAGTGCTCTGCGCCAGATCGCGCGCGTTGGCCGGGTTGCTCATCGAGCGGAAGCCGGGCCACGCGCGTAGGTCAAAGCACTTGACAGATGCTGTCAACGAACCGCCGCGCGATGTCTTGCGGCCGGGTGATCGCGCCGCCGACGCACACGGCATGCGCGCCGAGCGTCATCGCGCGCGCTGCCTGATCGGGCCGATAGAAGCGCCCTTCGGCGATGATCGGCTTCATCACGCGGCCGGCCAATGCGGCCACAAAGTCGAGGTCTGGGCCATCGGTCATCGGCCGTCCGTGCGGCCGGGTGTAGCCGGCCAGCGTCGTGCCGAGGTAGTCTGCCCCTAGCGATTCTGCCAGCAGCGCATCCTCCACACATGCGCAATCGGCCATCACCGGCTTGCCTAAGACGTTGCGGATGAAGGGGATCAAATCATCGAGCGTCGCGCCGTCGGGACGAGGCCGCGGCGTAGCATCCACGGCGATCACGTCGCAGCCGGCGCGGGCGATCGCCTCGGCGGCGGCGCGGTGTGGCGTGATGTATACCGGGCTATCCGGCGTGCGCAGCTTCCACAGGCCAATGATTGGCAGACCCACCACTTGCCGAATGGCAGCGATGTCCTCCGGCCCGTTGGCGCGGATGGCCACGGCGCCGCCGACCTCGGCGGCGCGCGCCATGGCCGCCATCATCGGCGCGCCGAACAAGGGCTCTCCCGCCGAAGCCTGGCAAGAGACAATCAGCCCACGAGGGATCGCCGTCATAGCACGATCAGGTCATCCGCATGGATGAGCATCGGGGCATAGTTGTAGCCAAGGATCTTCTCGATTTGATCGGAACGCTTGCCGGCGATGCGGGAAGCGTCGCGCGCGCTGTAGCGCGTGATGCCGCGGGCGACCTCGCGCCCCTGCGCGTCGCGCACGGCGACGAACTCGCCGCGCTCGAACTCGCCCACGACTGTCTTCACGCCCACCGGCAGCAGGCTTTTGCCGCTCTTCAGGGCGCGCACCGCGCCGTCATCGGCCACGAAGGCGCCGCTGGTGCGCTCCGACAGGATCCAACGTTTGCGGCTCTCGATCTGCGTGACGACCGGCAAGAAGCGCGTGCCGACCGGCCGGCCGCCGATCGCATCCAAGATGACGTTCGGGCGCGCGCCCTGCGCGATGATCATGCTCGCCCCGGCGCGTGTCACCAACTCGGCGGCCTGAATCTTGGTGCTCATGCCGCCCACGCCCAGGCCGGTCTTGCTTCCGCCGGCCAGCGCGCGAATGCGGTCGTCAATCTCACGCACTTCGCCGATCAGCGTCGCGTGCTTGTCCTTGCGCGGATCGGCGGTGAATAGCCCATCTATATCGCTGAGGATCAGCAGCAGGTCGGCGTCCAGCACGTTCGCCACCAGCGCGGATAGGTTGTCGTTGTCGCCCACGCGGATTTCCTCGGTCGTGACGGCGTCGTTCTCGTTAATGATGGGCAGAATGTCATGGTCGAGGATAGCCCGCAGCGTGTCGCGGGCGTTCAAATAGCGCCGCCGGTCGCTGAGGTCGGCGCGCGTGAGCAGCACCTGCGCGACGCGCACATCGAACATGCCAAAGATTTGCTCCCATAGCGCCATCAGGTGCGTCTGGCCAACGGCGGCCAGCATCTGTTTCTCCGGCAGCGGCAGTCGGCCGTTGCGC is part of the Candidatus Roseilinea sp. genome and harbors:
- a CDS encoding short-chain dehydrogenase, yielding MAQEDLKGKWALILGASSGFGAATALELAKYGVNIIGLHLDRGPALEAVKELVGQIESCGVQAHYLNMNIANAEKRRDAVAQIKAWLGEDKLHMVMHSVAFGSLQPFIGPDAEHQLTQSQMEMTLDVMANSLVYWVQDLWHANLLGRGSRVFSMTSAGSEEVFRTYGAVSAAKSALESHTRQLALELGKHGVMVNCIMAGVTDTPALRKIPGNDEIVAIAMRRNPTGRLTTPRDVAVTIRALCDPEIERINGAVIVVDGGERISM
- a CDS encoding acetylpolyamine amidohydrolase, translated to MQIVFHPTQLEHAPAREFLDGAWIDYLESPRRPRVILDALAQAQLGPVITPDDFGLAPIRAVHADCYLDYLQSAYARWVAAGRSRDGVYPDTFYKPGFLRRPSGIGGQAGRYAFDLSAPITAHTWSAAYWSAQSALTAARLVREGARAAFALCRPPGHHAHADLCGGYCFLNNAAIAAEYLVQHPAPDSRPPTSQEQGARSRRIAILDVDFHHGNGTQAIFYRRCDVLFVSLHADPDRQYPYFMGGSDERGEGEGEGFNRNYPLPAGTDDARYLATLDEACAHIADFAPRYLVVSLGVDTFGGDPLGDFALTGDAFPRIGARLAQLRLPTVFIMEGGYAIEQLGANVAGVLGGFAKG
- the proB gene encoding glutamate 5-kinase — translated: MTATPAIETLVVKVGTSTLTAGTSHLNRRRMLEIAQQIVCAREQGVRVALVSSGAMAAGRERLGQEKRNGRLPLPEKQMLAAVGQTHLMALWEQIFGMFDVRVAQVLLTRADLSDRRRYLNARDTLRAILDHDILPIINENDAVTTEEIRVGDNDNLSALVANVLDADLLLILSDIDGLFTADPRKDKHATLIGEVREIDDRIRALAGGSKTGLGVGGMSTKIQAAELVTRAGASMIIAQGARPNVILDAIGGRPVGTRFLPVVTQIESRKRWILSERTSGAFVADDGAVRALKSGKSLLPVGVKTVVGEFERGEFVAVRDAQGREVARGITRYSARDASRIAGKRSDQIEKILGYNYAPMLIHADDLIVL
- the nanE gene encoding putative N-acetylmannosamine-6-phosphate 2-epimerase, producing the protein MTAIPRGLIVSCQASAGEPLFGAPMMAAMARAAEVGGAVAIRANGPEDIAAIRQVVGLPIIGLWKLRTPDSPVYITPHRAAAEAIARAGCDVIAVDATPRPRPDGATLDDLIPFIRNVLGKPVMADCACVEDALLAESLGADYLGTTLAGYTRPHGRPMTDGPDLDFVAALAGRVMKPIIAEGRFYRPDQAARAMTLGAHAVCVGGAITRPQDIARRFVDSICQVL